AGGCCGATACCCGAATAGAGAAGTGTTTTCTTTGCCTTATCAAGTTTCTCAGGATGTCCTGAGCTGGTTATGTAATGAAAGCCGCCAATCACCATAAACACGACTGCGACTGCTCCCGCAATACCCACCAGAGTTTTTACGATGTTCTTAATGAAGTTCTCTGTTTGTGCCGCCCCGTCTACAGCCAGTGCTGTATCCGCATTGAATAAAGCCGCCACTATTCCAATAACGCCAACAATAAGTATGGCACTCCTAATATTTCTCATTTTTTATTTCCCCCCAAATAAAACTTATAGATATATGATAACAGATTTATATTAAGGAAATAGATTCCTTAATATAAACTTATGCTAAATGGATCTAGAAGTCTTTACAATTTGAGTTAATGTAGGCTGTTCGCCGACTTTCTGAGGCACTCATTCCAAAACCTGAGCTAAGAGTGTCAGAGGGATGTTTAATGATCTCTTCGTATCCTTTTCGTATCGTTATGATATCTGACCGAATATCATCAGGAGAGACACTTTCTAACTTCTCATAGGTATTAAAACGTTTTTCATAATTCACGTCTCCAACAAGCACCGATTTCTCTTCCTTTGCTACACGACAAAAACTAGCTATTGATCGTTCTGGTTGCGTAAAGAATATAAAACTCATAATAACAACTACAGCAGCAGTGACTCCACCTATAATTATTAAGTTTTTCCGTTTGGTAAATTGATTAAAATCATACCCAACCTTGTCCTGATGTTTCATCTGAAATATTCCTTACACTAAAGGTTCTTACATTAATCATACCTCAGCTCATTATTATGAGAGATCGAGATTTTGTCATGATATCCTTTTTACTTCTATGGTTTTCTTTATTTTAGCACGGAGATACTAGAGCGAGACAGTCTGACACAATGAACAAAACATACTCGCCGCTAGTCTCCGTTAGGAAGGTTCTGAAGTGCTAAATACGGTATTCTCTCCTTGCAGGAGATTATATTTTAAATGATTATTTACATAATCTCAAATTAATGTTACAATATGTAAAGTTAATCAAACAGGAGATTCATATGTACTCAAATGAAAGTGCCGTCCTCGGTACTTCTACCGTTGCGGCTCCAACTATACTCGGTATAGTCCTTTGGCCAAATCTAACCCTTGTATTTGTTGGTGTAGCTTTTGCGTTACTAGGGGTATTATATCTATTATTTAAAAGGCGCGTGCGCCGGAGCTAGGTTTTTCAAGGGTGGATATACTCATTACAATCGTCACCATTTATATCGTATTTGGTTTCATACGAGCGATTTACCGTTTGGCAACTGGCTTCTTATATACTCCATTAGCGAATAATTCAACAGATGATAAAAAGTACACACCGTTAGTGACCGTAGTCATTCCAGCCTGGAACGAAGCAGTTGGCATCACCAGCACAGTGCGTTCAGTCATTAACAATGGCTACCCGAAATTAGAGATAATTATTGTAGACGATGGATCGACAGATACTACCGCTACGAAAGTAAAAGAGATCATTAAAAAAAGCCAGCAGTTGGTTAAACTGATAACACAAGTAAATAGTGGAAAATCAGGAGCTCTAAATGCCGGCATCGCTAGAGCAGAGGGCGAACTTATACTTACGCTTGATGCAGACTCCTATCTCGAGCCAGGCAGTATCGCTAAAATGGTTAAAGCTCTTGCTGATGACGCCTACAGTGTAGCAATTGGTGAAGTTGTGGTCGGAAACACAAACACATGGCTTGGACGCGCGCAACATTACGAGTATTCTGTTGGTTTTCATATAAAACGAGCTCAGCATGTATTCGACTCCGCATACATCTTCCCCGGTGCATTAACGATGTTTCGCACTACAGTATTGCAAGAAGTTGGTGAATTTACTGATTATAGTAGCACTGAGGATTTAGATATTTCTATGCGCATCAAGATGGCAGGCCACAAGATTGCTTATGTAGACTCGGCTATCTGCGTAACAGAAGGAGCATCTACTGTACGCGGTTTGCTAAATCAACGAACACGCTGGCGTCATGGCTATCTTGAGTGTTTGCTCCATCATAAAGATTTCTTGCTCTCTCCGAAGAAAGGTTGGTATCTCACGCTTGTAGATTTACCTTTGCAGATATTTGGCGTAATTGAAGTTCTTATGTTCCCTCTGATTCTAGGCCTTTTATGCTATCTGCTGGCGGCAAATATAAATCCTCTAGCACTTGTTGCTGCATATTGTTTAGTCCCATTTATACTTTTGATGCTAGGCGACCTGCGTGAAAAATATCAACAGTTAAACTTGTGGATATTCGCGGTACCGATCATGCTGATTTTCATAGAGACTAT
The Candidatus Saccharimonadales bacterium genome window above contains:
- a CDS encoding pilin, which gives rise to MRNIRSAILIVGVIGIVAALFNADTALAVDGAAQTENFIKNIVKTLVGIAGAVAVVFMVIGGFHYITSSGHPEKLDKAKKTLLYSGIGLVIVLAAYTIVDFVAGMAKSSFGG
- a CDS encoding glycosyltransferase, which codes for MDILITIVTIYIVFGFIRAIYRLATGFLYTPLANNSTDDKKYTPLVTVVIPAWNEAVGITSTVRSVINNGYPKLEIIIVDDGSTDTTATKVKEIIKKSQQLVKLITQVNSGKSGALNAGIARAEGELILTLDADSYLEPGSIAKMVKALADDAYSVAIGEVVVGNTNTWLGRAQHYEYSVGFHIKRAQHVFDSAYIFPGALTMFRTTVLQEVGEFTDYSSTEDLDISMRIKMAGHKIAYVDSAICVTEGASTVRGLLNQRTRWRHGYLECLLHHKDFLLSPKKGWYLTLVDLPLQIFGVIEVLMFPLILGLLCYLLAANINPLALVAAYCLVPFILLMLGDLREKYQQLNLWIFAVPIMLIFIETIEYIALLKSLYRTVYRKRTVWTVWQRTGVDN